Proteins from one Fusobacterium periodonticum 1_1_41FAA genomic window:
- a CDS encoding pyridoxamine kinase, with product MSIQDTKVLLINDIAGYGKVALSAMLPILSYKGFNLYNLPTAIVSNTLNYEKFRIEDTTEYIEETLKIWKELNFSFDVISTGFIFTKKQMETISKFCEEQSKKGVFIFNDPIMADNGELYSGISPDTVDYMKNIISVSDVTMPNYTESCLLTKTKYKEGISTEEINAIINKIREIGVKSVVVTSIPSVETKMVAGFDSKINEYFYLPYEEIPTYFPGTGDIFSSVIISETLEGKSLKVATEKAMKIVKEIVFENKDQEDKKKGIHIEKYLSLFD from the coding sequence ATGTCAATACAAGATACAAAGGTTCTTTTAATTAATGATATAGCAGGATATGGAAAAGTTGCTCTATCAGCTATGTTACCTATTTTATCTTACAAGGGTTTTAATCTTTATAACTTACCCACAGCAATAGTTTCTAATACTTTAAATTATGAAAAATTTAGAATAGAAGATACAACTGAATATATAGAAGAAACTTTGAAAATCTGGAAAGAATTAAATTTTTCTTTTGATGTTATTTCAACAGGTTTTATTTTTACAAAAAAACAAATGGAAACTATATCAAAGTTTTGTGAAGAGCAATCTAAAAAAGGAGTTTTCATTTTTAATGATCCTATAATGGCAGATAATGGAGAATTATATTCTGGAATCAGTCCTGATACTGTAGATTATATGAAAAATATTATCTCTGTTTCTGATGTAACAATGCCTAACTATACTGAAAGTTGTCTTTTGACAAAAACTAAATACAAAGAGGGTATTTCAACTGAAGAAATAAATGCAATTATAAATAAAATAAGGGAAATAGGTGTAAAATCTGTTGTAGTTACTTCAATCCCTTCTGTTGAAACTAAAATGGTTGCTGGGTTTGACAGTAAAATTAATGAATACTTCTATTTACCTTATGAAGAAATTCCAACTTATTTTCCAGGAACAGGTGATATATTTTCCTCTGTTATAATAAGTGAAACTTTGGAGGGAAAATCTTTAAAAGTTGCTACAGAAAAAGCAATGAAAATTGTAAAAGAGATTGTTTTTGAAAATAAAGACCAAGAAGATAAGAAAAAAGGAATACATATAGAAAAATATTTAAGTTTATTTGATTAA
- the galU gene encoding UTP--glucose-1-phosphate uridylyltransferase GalU translates to MKKVTKAVIPAAGLGTRVLPATKALPKEMLTIVDKPSLQYIVEELVASGITDIVIITGRNKNSIEDHFDFSYELENTLKNEHKSELLDKVSHISTMANIYYVRQNMPLGLGHAILKAKSFIGNDPFVIALGDDIIYNPEKPVTKQMIEKYELYGKSIIGCQEVATEDVSKYGIAKLGNKFDEVTFQMLDFLEKPSIEDAPSRIACLGRYLLSGKVFKFLEETKPGKNGEIQLTDGILAMMKDGEDVLSYNFIGKRYDIGSKAGLLKANIEFGLRNEETKDNIREYLKNLDIDKIY, encoded by the coding sequence ATGAAAAAAGTTACTAAGGCTGTTATTCCTGCTGCTGGATTAGGAACAAGAGTTCTCCCTGCAACAAAGGCACTACCAAAAGAAATGCTTACAATAGTTGACAAGCCTTCGTTACAATATATAGTTGAAGAACTTGTTGCTTCTGGAATAACAGATATTGTTATAATAACAGGAAGAAATAAAAATTCAATAGAAGATCACTTTGATTTTTCTTATGAATTAGAAAATACTTTAAAAAATGAGCACAAGTCTGAATTACTAGATAAAGTTTCTCATATCTCAACTATGGCAAATATCTATTATGTAAGACAGAATATGCCACTTGGTTTAGGTCATGCAATATTAAAGGCAAAATCTTTTATAGGAAATGATCCTTTTGTTATTGCTTTAGGTGATGATATTATATATAATCCTGAAAAACCAGTCACTAAACAAATGATAGAGAAATATGAACTTTATGGAAAAAGTATAATAGGTTGCCAAGAAGTAGCAACTGAAGATGTATCTAAATATGGTATAGCAAAGTTAGGAAATAAATTTGATGAAGTAACTTTTCAAATGCTAGACTTTTTAGAAAAACCTTCTATTGAAGATGCACCTTCAAGAATAGCGTGTTTAGGTAGATACCTTCTTTCAGGAAAAGTTTTTAAGTTTTTAGAAGAAACTAAACCTGGAAAAAATGGAGAAATTCAATTAACAGATGGAATACTTGCTATGATGAAAGATGGAGAAGATGTCTTATCATATAATTTTATTGGAAAAAGATATGATATAGGAAGTAAAGCTGGACTTCTTAAAGCCAATATTGAATTTGGACTTAGAAATGAAGAAACAAAAGATAATATAAGAGAATATCTAAAAAATTTAGATATTGATAAAATTTATTAA
- a CDS encoding tetratricopeptide repeat protein has protein sequence MGIISQKDKEFFENVEYFSEIIDRINDIQTDNNYSDEEMNNDLDVALWRAFVYINLWNYKGYAKAEKILKKVERKGIKNPTWYYRYAVSIARLRKYKEALKYFILGTEVDSTYPWNWLELARLYYKFGELDKVYKCIEKGLELVPNDYEFLTLKDDVKNDRGYFYSINHYINEEVDKTEDRGLDFSDEKEWEKFKKETHYGEKCL, from the coding sequence ATGGGAATTATTAGCCAAAAAGATAAAGAATTTTTTGAAAATGTAGAATATTTTAGTGAAATAATAGATAGAATAAACGATATTCAAACTGATAACAATTATTCTGATGAAGAAATGAATAATGATTTAGATGTAGCACTTTGGAGAGCTTTTGTATATATTAATTTATGGAATTATAAAGGATATGCAAAGGCAGAAAAAATATTAAAAAAGGTAGAAAGAAAAGGAATAAAAAATCCTACTTGGTACTATAGATATGCAGTTTCTATTGCAAGACTTAGGAAATATAAAGAAGCTTTAAAATATTTTATATTGGGAACAGAGGTTGATTCTACTTATCCTTGGAATTGGCTAGAACTTGCTAGATTATACTATAAATTTGGAGAACTTGATAAAGTTTATAAATGTATAGAGAAAGGTTTAGAACTAGTCCCAAATGATTATGAGTTTTTAACTTTAAAAGATGATGTTAAAAATGATAGAGGATATTTTTATTCTATAAATCACTATATAAATGAAGAAGTTGATAAAACAGAAGATAGAGGTTTAGATTTTAGTGATGAAAAAGAATGGGAGAAATTTAAAAAAGAGACTCATTATGGAGAAAAATGTCTTTAA
- the metG gene encoding methionine--tRNA ligase, giving the protein MKKNFFVSTPIYYVNGDPHVGSAYTTIAADVINRYNKAMGMDTHFVTGLDEHGQKVEQAAEQNGFTPQAWTDKMTPNFKNMWAALDIKYDDFIRTTEERHKKAVKKILEIVHEKGDIYKGEYEGKYCVSCETFFPENQLNGSNKCPDCGKELTVLKEESYFFKMSKYADALLKHIDEHPDFILPHSRRNEVISFIKQGLQDLSISRNTFTWGIPIEFAPGHITYVWFDALTNYITSAGFENDDKKFDKFWNDARVVHLIGKDIIRFHAIIWPCMLLSAGIKLPDSIVAHGWWTSEGEKMSKSKGNVVDPYNEIKKYGVDAFRYYLLREANFGTDGDYSTKGIVGRLNSDLANDLGNLLNRTLGMYKKYFNGIVVASSASEEIDDVIKAMFDETIKDVEKYMYLFEFSRALETIWRFISRLNKYIDETMPWALAKDETKKARLAAVMNILSEGLYKIAFLIAPYMPESAQKISNQLGIEKDITSLEFDEIKEWNIFKEGHQLGNASPIFPRIEIEKEEVVEEVKKELKIENPIAIDDFNKVQIKVVEILDVDKVKGADKLLKFKVFDGEFERQIISGLAKFYPDYKALVGEKVLAVANLKFAKLKGELSQGMLLTTEDKNGVSLIKIDKSVQAGAIVS; this is encoded by the coding sequence ATGAAAAAGAATTTTTTTGTAAGTACACCAATATATTATGTAAATGGTGATCCTCATGTAGGAAGTGCGTATACAACAATAGCAGCAGATGTTATTAATAGATATAATAAAGCTATGGGAATGGACACTCATTTTGTTACAGGACTTGATGAACATGGACAAAAGGTTGAACAAGCAGCGGAACAAAATGGATTTACTCCACAAGCTTGGACAGATAAAATGACTCCTAACTTTAAGAATATGTGGGCTGCTTTAGATATAAAGTATGATGATTTTATTAGAACAACTGAAGAAAGACATAAAAAAGCAGTTAAAAAGATTTTAGAAATAGTTCACGAAAAAGGTGACATCTATAAAGGAGAATACGAAGGGAAATATTGTGTTTCTTGTGAAACTTTCTTTCCTGAAAATCAATTAAATGGTAGTAACAAATGTCCTGACTGTGGAAAAGAACTTACTGTCTTAAAAGAAGAATCATACTTCTTTAAGATGTCAAAATATGCAGATGCTCTACTTAAACATATAGATGAACATCCTGACTTTATTTTACCTCATTCTCGTAGAAATGAAGTAATCTCTTTTATTAAACAAGGTTTACAAGATTTATCAATCTCAAGAAATACTTTTACTTGGGGAATACCTATAGAATTTGCTCCCGGTCATATTACTTATGTTTGGTTTGATGCTTTAACAAACTACATCACATCAGCAGGATTTGAAAATGATGATAAGAAATTTGATAAATTCTGGAATGATGCAAGAGTAGTTCACTTAATAGGAAAAGATATAATAAGATTCCATGCTATTATTTGGCCTTGTATGCTTTTATCAGCTGGAATTAAATTACCAGATAGCATAGTTGCTCATGGTTGGTGGACATCTGAAGGTGAAAAAATGTCTAAATCAAAAGGTAATGTTGTAGATCCATATAATGAAATTAAAAAATATGGAGTAGATGCTTTCAGATATTATCTTTTAAGAGAAGCAAACTTTGGTACTGATGGTGACTATTCTACAAAAGGAATAGTAGGAAGATTAAATTCAGATTTAGCTAATGACTTAGGAAACTTATTAAATAGAACATTAGGAATGTATAAAAAATACTTTAATGGAATAGTTGTAGCCTCATCTGCTTCTGAAGAAATAGATGATGTAATAAAAGCTATGTTTGATGAAACTATTAAAGATGTTGAAAAATATATGTATTTATTTGAATTCTCAAGAGCATTAGAAACTATTTGGAGATTTATTTCAAGATTAAATAAATATATTGATGAAACTATGCCTTGGGCTCTAGCAAAAGATGAAACTAAAAAAGCTAGACTTGCTGCTGTTATGAACATTTTATCTGAGGGACTATATAAGATAGCATTTTTAATAGCTCCTTATATGCCTGAGTCTGCTCAAAAGATTTCTAATCAATTAGGTATAGAAAAAGATATAACTAGTTTAGAGTTTGATGAAATAAAAGAATGGAATATTTTCAAGGAAGGACATCAACTAGGTAATGCAAGTCCAATATTCCCAAGAATAGAAATTGAAAAAGAAGAAGTTGTTGAAGAAGTTAAAAAAGAATTAAAAATAGAAAATCCTATTGCTATAGATGATTTTAATAAAGTTCAAATAAAGGTTGTTGAAATCTTAGATGTTGATAAAGTTAAAGGAGCAGATAAGTTACTTAAATTTAAAGTATTTGATGGAGAATTTGAAAGACAAATAATTTCAGGTCTTGCTAAATTTTATCCTGACTATAAAGCTTTAGTTGGAGAAAAAGTTTTAGCTGTTGCTAACTTAAAATTTGCTAAACTAAAAGGTGAACTATCACAAGGAATGTTACTAACTACTGAAGATAAAAATGGTGTCTCTTTAATAAAAATTGATAAATCTGTGCAAGCAGGCGCTATTGTAAGTTAA
- a CDS encoding lysophospholipid acyltransferase family protein, with translation MEENKKYRILGTILYYILRIISFTLRVEIVNNYNIDMQKAHIYGFWHSKLFITPIFFKDVEKKLAMSSPTKDGELISVPLEKMGYVLVRGSSDKKSISSTISLLKYLKKGYSIGTPLDGPKGPKEKAKKGLLYLCQKTSVPLVPVGISYSNKWILKKTWDKFEIPKPFSKVRIVLGEAMIIDENEDLDKYTEIVEKTINDLNKIYEG, from the coding sequence ATGGAAGAAAATAAAAAATATAGGATATTAGGTACAATACTTTATTACATTTTAAGAATTATATCTTTTACTTTAAGGGTAGAGATTGTAAATAACTATAATATAGATATGCAAAAAGCTCATATCTATGGATTTTGGCATAGTAAACTTTTTATAACTCCGATATTCTTTAAAGATGTTGAGAAGAAACTTGCAATGTCAAGTCCTACTAAAGATGGTGAACTAATTTCTGTTCCTCTTGAAAAAATGGGCTACGTACTTGTAAGAGGTTCATCTGATAAAAAATCAATTTCAAGTACGATATCTCTTTTAAAATATTTAAAAAAAGGCTATTCAATAGGGACTCCTTTAGATGGTCCTAAAGGTCCTAAAGAAAAAGCAAAAAAAGGTTTACTATATCTGTGCCAAAAAACTTCTGTACCACTTGTTCCAGTAGGAATTTCATATAGCAATAAGTGGATATTGAAAAAAACTTGGGATAAATTTGAAATTCCTAAACCTTTTTCAAAGGTAAGAATTGTCTTAGGTGAAGCTATGATAATTGATGAAAATGAAGATTTAGATAAATATACAGAAATTGTAGAAAAGACTATAAATGATTTAAATAAAATCTATGAAGGGTAA
- a CDS encoding YbaB/EbfC family nucleoid-associated protein — MVRKLKGAKPAGNQADIVKQAQVMQQQMLEIQEQLKSKEVSSSVGGGAVSVKVNGQKELVEVKLSDEIVKEAATDKEMLEYLILTAVKNAMAEAEEMAEKEMAKVTGGINIPGLF, encoded by the coding sequence ATGGTTAGAAAACTAAAAGGTGCTAAACCAGCTGGTAATCAAGCTGATATAGTAAAACAAGCTCAAGTTATGCAACAACAAATGTTAGAAATTCAAGAACAATTAAAATCTAAAGAAGTTAGTTCATCTGTTGGTGGAGGAGCTGTTTCTGTAAAGGTTAATGGTCAAAAAGAACTTGTAGAAGTAAAGTTATCTGATGAAATAGTAAAAGAAGCTGCTACTGACAAAGAAATGTTAGAATACTTAATACTGACAGCTGTTAAAAATGCTATGGCTGAAGCTGAAGAAATGGCTGAAAAAGAAATGGCAAAAGTAACAGGTGGAATAAATATTCCTGGCTTATTTTAA
- the uvrB gene encoding excinuclease ABC subunit UvrB, which produces MENNLFKIHSEYKPMGDQPTAIESIVKNIERGVKDQVLLGVTGSGKTFTIANVIERLQRPALIIAPNKTLAAQLYSEYKKFFPENAVEYFVSYYDYYQPEAYIKTTDTYIEKDSSVNDEIDKLRNAATAALIHRRDVIIVASVSSIYGLGSPDTYRKMTIPIDKQTGIERKELMKKLIALRYERNDIAFERGKFRIKGDVIDIYPSYMNNGYRLEYWGDDLEEISEINTLTGQKIKKNLERIVIYPATQYLTADDDKDRIIEEIKDDLRVEVKSFEDEKKLLEAQRLRQRTEYDLEMITEIGYCKGIENYSRYLSGKRPGETPDTLFEYFPKDFLLFIDESHITVPQVRGMYNGDRARKEALVENGFRLKAALDNRPLRFEEFREKSNQTVFISATPGDFEVEVSDNNIAEQLIRPTGIVDPEIEIRPTKNQVDDLLDEIRKRVAKKERVLVTTLTKKIAEELTEYYIELGVKVKYMHSDIDTLERIEIIRALRKGEIDVIVGINLLREGLDIPEVSLVAIMEADKEGFLRSRRSLVQTIGRAARNVEGRVILYADIMTDSMKEAIIETERRRKIQKEYNAYNNIDPKSIVKEIAEDLINLDYGIEDKKFENDKKVFRSKADIEKEIIKLEKKIKKLVGELDFEQAIVLRDEMLKLKELLLDF; this is translated from the coding sequence ATGGAAAATAATTTATTTAAAATACATTCAGAATATAAGCCTATGGGAGATCAACCTACTGCAATAGAGAGCATAGTAAAAAATATAGAAAGGGGAGTTAAAGATCAAGTTCTTTTAGGAGTAACAGGTTCAGGAAAAACATTTACTATAGCTAATGTTATAGAAAGACTACAAAGACCTGCTTTAATAATTGCACCAAATAAAACTTTAGCAGCTCAACTTTATTCAGAGTACAAGAAATTTTTTCCTGAAAATGCAGTAGAATACTTTGTTTCATACTATGATTATTACCAACCTGAAGCCTATATAAAAACAACAGACACTTATATAGAAAAAGATTCATCAGTCAACGATGAGATAGATAAACTTCGTAACGCTGCAACAGCAGCTTTGATCCATAGAAGAGATGTTATTATTGTGGCATCTGTTTCTTCTATTTATGGCTTAGGTTCACCTGATACTTATAGAAAAATGACTATTCCTATAGATAAACAAACTGGAATCGAAAGAAAAGAATTGATGAAAAAATTGATTGCCTTAAGATATGAAAGAAATGATATCGCCTTTGAAAGAGGAAAATTTAGAATAAAAGGTGATGTTATAGATATCTATCCTTCATATATGAATAATGGTTATAGGCTTGAATATTGGGGAGATGATTTAGAAGAAATTTCTGAAATCAACACTTTAACTGGACAGAAAATAAAAAAGAACCTAGAAAGAATAGTTATCTATCCAGCTACACAATATTTAACAGCTGATGATGATAAAGATAGAATTATAGAAGAGATAAAAGATGATTTAAGAGTAGAGGTAAAAAGCTTTGAAGATGAGAAAAAACTTTTGGAAGCACAAAGATTAAGACAAAGAACTGAATATGATTTAGAAATGATAACTGAGATAGGTTATTGTAAAGGAATCGAAAACTATTCAAGGTATTTATCAGGTAAAAGACCTGGAGAAACTCCAGATACTTTATTTGAATATTTTCCAAAAGACTTTTTACTTTTTATAGATGAGTCACATATAACAGTACCACAAGTTAGAGGTATGTACAATGGAGATAGAGCAAGAAAAGAAGCTTTAGTTGAAAATGGTTTTAGATTGAAAGCAGCCCTTGATAACAGACCACTGAGATTTGAAGAATTTAGAGAAAAATCTAATCAGACAGTTTTTATTTCGGCAACTCCAGGAGATTTTGAAGTCGAAGTTTCTGATAATAATATAGCAGAACAACTTATAAGACCAACAGGTATAGTTGATCCTGAAATAGAGATAAGACCAACTAAAAATCAAGTTGACGATCTATTAGATGAAATAAGAAAAAGAGTTGCTAAAAAAGAAAGGGTACTTGTTACTACACTTACAAAAAAAATAGCAGAAGAGCTTACAGAATATTATATTGAATTAGGTGTTAAGGTAAAGTATATGCACTCTGATATTGATACTTTGGAAAGAATTGAAATTATTAGAGCATTAAGAAAAGGTGAAATAGATGTTATCGTAGGTATTAACCTTTTAAGAGAAGGATTAGATATCCCTGAAGTATCTTTGGTTGCTATTATGGAAGCAGATAAAGAAGGATTTTTAAGAAGTAGAAGATCTTTAGTTCAAACTATAGGTAGAGCTGCAAGAAATGTTGAAGGTAGGGTTATTCTTTATGCTGATATTATGACAGATTCAATGAAAGAAGCTATAATAGAAACTGAAAGAAGAAGAAAGATTCAAAAAGAATATAACGCTTATAATAATATAGATCCAAAGAGTATTGTCAAAGAAATAGCTGAGGATTTAATCAATTTAGATTATGGTATTGAAGACAAGAAGTTTGAAAATGATAAGAAAGTATTTAGAAGTAAAGCAGATATTGAAAAAGAAATAATTAAGCTCGAAAAGAAAATTAAAAAACTTGTAGGAGAACTTGATTTTGAACAAGCAATAGTTTTAAGAGATGAAATGTTAAAATTAAAAGAGTTGCTATTAGATTTCTAA
- the dinB gene encoding DNA polymerase IV, which translates to MERIIMHYDMDAFYASIEINRNPKLKNKPLVVGENIVTTASYEARKYGIHSAMKVSDAKLLCPKLIAIPVDKKEYIRISNEIHNLILKITNKVEFIATDEGYIDLTGIVKPENKKQFALKFKERIKELTNLTCSVGIGFNKLSAKIASDINKPFGIYIFENEKDFIEYISDKKIKIIPGVGRKFSEILKHDKIFLVKDVFKYSLDYLVKKYGKSRGENLYCSVRGINHDEVEYEREIHSIGNEETYSIPLQTTSELEREFNSLFEYTYQRLIKNNVFSQSITVKIRYISFKTYTKSKKLKFATKDKDFLYNEMLELLNSFELEDEIRLLGIYFGDIKRNTLIQLSINKSLKK; encoded by the coding sequence ATGGAACGAATAATTATGCACTATGATATGGATGCTTTCTATGCTTCTATTGAAATAAATAGAAATCCAAAATTAAAAAATAAGCCTTTAGTTGTTGGAGAAAATATTGTTACAACTGCTAGTTATGAAGCAAGAAAATATGGTATACATTCTGCAATGAAAGTTTCAGATGCTAAGTTACTCTGTCCAAAACTTATAGCTATACCTGTGGATAAGAAAGAATATATTAGAATTTCTAATGAGATTCATAACTTAATTTTAAAAATAACTAATAAGGTTGAATTTATTGCTACAGATGAAGGTTATATAGATTTAACTGGAATAGTAAAACCTGAAAATAAAAAGCAATTCGCTTTGAAATTTAAAGAGAGAATAAAAGAATTAACTAATTTAACTTGTTCTGTAGGAATAGGCTTTAATAAACTATCTGCAAAGATTGCAAGTGATATAAATAAACCTTTTGGTATATATATTTTTGAAAATGAAAAAGATTTTATTGAATATATCTCAGATAAAAAAATAAAAATTATTCCTGGAGTTGGAAGAAAATTTTCTGAAATTTTAAAACATGATAAAATTTTTCTTGTAAAAGATGTTTTTAAATATTCTTTGGATTATTTAGTTAAAAAATATGGGAAATCTCGTGGAGAAAATTTATATTGTTCTGTCAGAGGAATAAATCATGATGAGGTTGAATATGAAAGAGAAATTCACTCAATAGGTAATGAAGAAACTTATTCTATACCTTTACAAACTACTTCAGAATTAGAAAGAGAATTTAATTCTTTGTTCGAATATACTTATCAAAGATTGATAAAAAATAATGTATTTTCTCAAAGTATCACTGTAAAAATAAGATATATCTCTTTTAAGACTTATACTAAAAGTAAAAAATTAAAATTTGCTACAAAGGATAAGGATTTTCTTTATAATGAAATGCTAGAACTTTTAAATTCATTTGAGCTAGAAGATGAGATAAGACTTTTAGGAATATACTTCGGTGACATAAAAAGAAACACATTAATACAATTATCAATTAATAAGAGTTTAAAAAAATAA